One genomic region from Pseudomonas sp. R5-89-07 encodes:
- a CDS encoding type II secretion system protein, translating to MKRQAGFTLLEMLAALTLLAVCSTVLLVAFGQSARSLAQVARSDRLTHAALTVLDQETAGRLDSGVSQGELDGIHWQLTLSRQPPHLYRVDLTVSEGPHQARFSTLKARL from the coding sequence ATGAAGCGCCAGGCGGGATTCACCCTGCTCGAAATGCTCGCCGCCCTGACGCTGCTGGCGGTGTGCAGCACGGTGCTGCTGGTCGCCTTCGGCCAGAGCGCACGTTCCCTGGCCCAGGTGGCGCGCAGTGACCGCCTGACCCACGCCGCGCTCACGGTGCTCGATCAGGAAACCGCCGGCCGCCTGGATAGCGGCGTCAGCCAGGGCGAACTGGATGGCATCCATTGGCAACTGACCCTCAGCCGCCAACCGCCGCACCTGTATCGCGTCGACCTGACCGTCAGCGAAGGCCCGCACCAGGCCCGCTTCAGCACCTTGAAGGCGCGCCTGTGA
- a CDS encoding GspH/FimT family pseudopilin: protein MAQRGFTLLEMLVVILLVSLAAGLLSVGLRQGLQVAKERRVVGQMVEALRSTRAAAIISGQAARTQFDLHHRAFSAAGGAPRYWPQDLQLSVHTAEQVGSAVEFYPDGSSTGGNLLLANGTRRWRIDIGWLTGSVQSKALP from the coding sequence ATGGCCCAGCGTGGCTTTACCCTGCTGGAAATGCTGGTGGTGATCCTGCTGGTCAGCCTCGCTGCCGGCTTGCTCAGCGTCGGGTTGCGCCAGGGCCTGCAAGTGGCCAAGGAGCGTCGTGTGGTCGGGCAGATGGTCGAGGCGCTGCGCAGCACGCGGGCCGCGGCGATTATCAGCGGGCAGGCGGCGCGTACTCAGTTCGATCTGCACCACCGCGCGTTCAGCGCAGCGGGCGGCGCGCCGCGCTATTGGCCGCAAGACCTGCAACTGAGTGTGCACACCGCCGAGCAGGTCGGCTCGGCGGTCGAGTTCTACCCTGACGGCAGTTCCACGGGCGGCAACCTGCTGTTGGCCAACGGCACGCGGCGCTGGCGTATCGATATCGGCTGGTTGACCGGCAGCGTGCAGTCCAAGGCGTTGCCATGA
- the gspG gene encoding type II secretion system major pseudopilin GspG → MNARRRQRGFTLLEMLAVIVLLGIVATIVVRQVGGNVDKGKYGAGKAQLAGLSMKVDSYALDVGSPPTSLQQLVDKPAAASGWAGPYAKPSELKDPFGHAFGYRFPGEHGAFDLIFYGQDGQPGGEGYSADLGNWE, encoded by the coding sequence ATGAATGCCCGACGCCGCCAACGTGGTTTCACCCTGCTGGAAATGCTCGCCGTGATCGTGCTGCTGGGCATTGTCGCGACCATCGTGGTACGCCAGGTCGGCGGCAATGTGGACAAGGGCAAGTACGGCGCGGGCAAGGCGCAGCTCGCCGGCTTGAGCATGAAGGTCGACAGCTATGCGCTGGACGTCGGCTCGCCGCCCACCAGCCTGCAACAGTTGGTGGACAAGCCCGCAGCGGCCTCCGGTTGGGCCGGGCCGTACGCCAAGCCGTCGGAATTGAAAGACCCGTTCGGCCACGCGTTCGGCTATCGCTTTCCCGGTGAGCACGGTGCGTTTGACCTGATCTTCTACGGCCAGGATGGCCAGCCCGGTGGCGAGGGCTACAGTGCCGACCTGGGCAATTGGGAGTAA
- the gspF gene encoding type II secretion system inner membrane protein GspF, producing the protein MTLFKFRALDSQGVAHNGTLQAQDHAAAVAALHKRGLLLLQIETAGRPLLSPARGALKGAGLVSFTQQLATLLGAGQPLERCLGLLLKQPGPPQVRGLIERIRDEVKAGKPLSAALEQAGDSFSPLYLSLVRAGEAGGALERTLHQLGDYLERSQRLRGEVINALIYPAFLVVGVLGSLALLLAYVVPQFVPIFQDLGVPIPLITDVILGLGEFLGAHGLLVLAGLIAILWTLLISLRQPRRRERWDRRVLGLRVLGPLLQRVEAARLTRTLGTLLSNGVALLPALVIARQVCSNRALQAQVAMAAEAVKAGGSLGRAFGEQPLLPELALQMIEVGEQAGELDSMLLKVADIFDVEAKRGIDRLLAALVPSLTVFMAVLVAVIMLAIMLPLMSLTSHI; encoded by the coding sequence GTGACGCTGTTCAAGTTTCGCGCCCTCGACAGCCAGGGTGTCGCCCACAACGGCACCCTGCAAGCCCAGGACCATGCTGCTGCCGTTGCCGCACTGCACAAGCGCGGCCTGCTGTTATTGCAGATCGAAACGGCGGGCAGGCCCCTGTTAAGCCCGGCGCGTGGGGCGCTGAAAGGCGCCGGCCTGGTCAGCTTCACGCAACAACTGGCGACCCTGCTGGGCGCCGGTCAGCCTCTAGAACGTTGCCTTGGCCTGCTGCTCAAACAACCCGGCCCACCTCAGGTGCGCGGCTTGATCGAACGCATCCGCGACGAGGTCAAGGCCGGCAAGCCGCTGTCGGCCGCGCTGGAACAGGCGGGCGACAGCTTCTCGCCGTTGTACCTGAGCCTGGTACGCGCCGGCGAGGCGGGCGGTGCGCTGGAACGTACCCTGCACCAGCTCGGCGACTACCTGGAGCGCAGCCAGCGGCTGCGTGGCGAGGTGATCAATGCGCTGATCTACCCGGCGTTCCTGGTGGTGGGCGTGTTGGGTTCGCTGGCGCTGTTGCTGGCGTACGTGGTGCCGCAATTCGTGCCGATTTTCCAGGACCTGGGCGTGCCGATCCCGCTGATCACCGACGTGATCCTGGGCCTTGGCGAGTTTCTCGGTGCCCATGGGTTGCTGGTGCTGGCCGGATTGATCGCGATCCTGTGGACGCTGCTGATCAGCCTGCGCCAGCCACGCCGTCGCGAGCGCTGGGACCGTCGCGTGCTCGGCCTGCGTGTGCTTGGCCCGCTGTTGCAGCGGGTCGAAGCGGCGCGACTGACACGCACCCTCGGCACCTTGCTCAGCAATGGTGTCGCGCTGCTGCCGGCGCTGGTGATTGCCCGGCAAGTCTGCAGCAACCGTGCGCTGCAGGCGCAAGTGGCGATGGCCGCCGAAGCGGTGAAGGCGGGCGGCAGCCTGGGCCGGGCGTTCGGCGAGCAACCCTTGCTGCCCGAGTTGGCCCTGCAAATGATCGAAGTCGGTGAACAGGCCGGTGAACTGGACAGCATGCTGCTCAAGGTCGCCGATATTTTCGACGTCGAGGCCAAGCGCGGTATCGACCGGTTGCTCGCCGCACTGGTGCCCAGCCTGACCGTGTTCATGGCGGTGCTGGTGGCGGTGATCATGCTCGCGATCATGCTGCCGCTGATGAGCCTCACCAGCCATATCTAA
- the gspE gene encoding type II secretion system ATPase GspE, with protein sequence MSSAPINACQMPVPHTEQVCAWLMAHAGLKTVDLDRARRLSTEGSDLLGLLTRLGLVSETELARAWAALLDAPLLHADTAPPLLDPLPALTERFMRHHQLVPIGWADGGLRVLSANPSQLYPFQALAYACQVSIWLAVGPRTEVDSLIERYYGQGRSAMGTLVENLGEQGGAADDIEHLKDMASEAPVIRLVNLILQRAVEQRASDIHIEPFEHQLKVRYRIDGVLHDAEAPPASSSAAVISRVKIMARLDIAERRLPQDGRIMLRIQGKELDLRVSTVPTSFGESVVMRLLDRQTVQFDFPSLGFSGERLDTFLQLLERPHGILLVTGPTGSGKTTTLYTALSRLNTPERKIISVEDPVEYQLEGINQIQVKPAIGLDFAGVLRSIVRQDPDVIMIGEIRDLETCRIAIQSSLTGHLVLSTLHTNSAAASITRLLDMGVESYLIASTVSGILAQRLVRRLDPATRVAFEAPPALIEEHGLERLTDQRPILLYHGDYHGRSALTELLVMNDELRGLLMRHADAATLEQAARRAGLRTLYEEGLRQALAGITTLEEVLRVTRGEPA encoded by the coding sequence ATGTCGTCAGCCCCCATCAATGCCTGCCAGATGCCTGTCCCGCACACCGAGCAGGTGTGCGCATGGTTGATGGCGCATGCAGGGCTGAAGACCGTTGACCTGGACCGCGCCAGACGCTTATCCACCGAGGGTAGCGACCTGCTCGGCCTGCTCACGCGCCTGGGGCTGGTCAGCGAAACCGAACTGGCCCGCGCCTGGGCCGCCTTGCTCGACGCGCCCCTGTTGCACGCCGATACGGCGCCGCCGCTGCTGGACCCTTTGCCCGCGCTGACCGAGCGCTTCATGCGTCACCATCAACTGGTGCCTATCGGCTGGGCCGATGGCGGGTTGCGTGTACTGTCGGCCAACCCTTCCCAGTTGTATCCGTTCCAGGCCCTGGCCTATGCCTGCCAGGTGTCGATCTGGCTGGCCGTCGGCCCGCGCACTGAAGTCGACAGCCTGATCGAGCGCTATTACGGCCAGGGCCGATCCGCCATGGGCACGCTGGTGGAGAACCTGGGTGAGCAGGGCGGCGCGGCCGACGATATCGAGCACCTCAAGGACATGGCGTCCGAAGCGCCAGTGATTCGCCTGGTCAACCTGATCCTGCAGCGCGCCGTGGAACAGCGCGCCTCGGACATTCATATCGAACCCTTCGAACATCAGCTCAAGGTGCGCTACCGCATCGACGGCGTGCTGCACGACGCCGAGGCGCCCCCGGCGAGTTCCTCGGCGGCGGTGATTTCACGGGTCAAGATCATGGCGCGCCTGGACATTGCCGAGCGCCGCTTGCCCCAGGACGGGCGCATCATGCTGCGCATCCAGGGCAAGGAGCTGGACTTGCGCGTGTCCACCGTGCCCACCAGTTTTGGCGAATCGGTGGTGATGCGTCTGCTCGACCGGCAGACCGTGCAGTTCGACTTTCCCAGCCTGGGCTTCAGTGGTGAGCGCCTGGATACCTTCCTCCAATTGCTGGAACGGCCCCACGGCATTCTGCTGGTGACCGGGCCGACCGGCTCGGGCAAAACCACCACGCTCTACACCGCGCTGTCGCGGCTCAATACCCCTGAGCGCAAGATCATCAGCGTGGAAGACCCGGTCGAATACCAGCTCGAAGGCATCAACCAGATCCAGGTAAAGCCCGCCATCGGCCTGGACTTTGCCGGCGTGCTGCGCTCCATCGTGCGCCAGGACCCGGACGTGATCATGATCGGCGAAATCCGTGACCTGGAAACCTGCCGCATCGCCATCCAGTCCTCGCTCACCGGCCATCTGGTGCTCTCCACCCTGCACACCAACAGTGCCGCCGCCAGCATCACGCGGCTGCTGGACATGGGTGTGGAAAGCTACCTGATCGCCTCCACCGTCAGCGGCATTCTGGCCCAGCGCCTGGTGCGCCGCCTGGACCCGGCCACGCGCGTGGCGTTCGAAGCGCCACCGGCGTTGATCGAGGAACATGGTCTGGAGCGTCTGACCGACCAGCGCCCGATCCTGCTCTACCACGGCGACTACCATGGCCGCAGCGCCCTCACCGAATTGCTGGTGATGAACGATGAACTACGCGGCCTGCTGATGCGCCACGCCGACGCCGCCACCCTTGAACAGGCCGCTCGCCGCGCCGGCCTGCGCACCTTGTATGAAGAGGGCTTGCGCCAGGCGCTGGCCGGCATCACCACGCTCGAAGAAGTGCTGCGCGTCACCCGTGGGGAACCGGCGTGA
- a CDS encoding endonuclease/exonuclease/phosphatase family protein, with the protein MTRVLYWNIESFGYNKIRPLSTKRDRTGALIPDLDAADRLALILAHITAFNPDIFVVVETASGPSNGPGSLISPTGGWQGCVELLLRIRNLTGLAWNLVPPLVVGQAGRAEGVAVFYKPVIPAGPGVAAGRRLFTGPNAWSPAGNGVSFNPTVLPAPAAGNYPPLQTNACFTVAGRAIPPTALNPGNPSESRCAARVDFVDNLGAPINYGGLREPYMVTFCETVDGPPVVVQRNLTLFAIHSPPQYVAANAYLNGLANVRDISAALGALETRVITGDFNVNLLSQTGNDPLRYAPLTGLGYALQLQPPAAAPPPALDAYMGYFATHLKSKKSTVFWSTNVGAVPYPGYRYIGSSSSSNLYSIDNILVRGGAAGNFTIANTVVGTPLNVVNPAPGGAPVGMVAIASDFQAPPLGWPPSPAPAFAAGDRQRFRGWRNMGHIRSTSDHLALFVTV; encoded by the coding sequence ATGACGCGCGTCCTGTACTGGAACATCGAGAGCTTCGGCTATAACAAGATCCGCCCCTTGAGCACCAAGCGGGACCGCACCGGGGCGCTCATTCCCGACCTGGACGCTGCCGACCGACTGGCACTGATCCTGGCCCATATCACCGCCTTCAACCCGGACATCTTCGTAGTGGTGGAGACCGCCAGCGGCCCGAGCAACGGCCCGGGCTCACTGATTTCCCCAACCGGCGGCTGGCAAGGTTGTGTCGAGCTGCTGTTGCGCATTCGCAACCTGACCGGCCTTGCCTGGAACCTGGTGCCGCCCCTGGTGGTCGGCCAGGCCGGGCGAGCCGAGGGCGTCGCGGTGTTCTACAAACCGGTGATCCCGGCGGGCCCCGGCGTGGCGGCCGGCAGACGCTTGTTCACCGGCCCCAACGCCTGGTCACCAGCGGGCAATGGCGTCAGCTTCAACCCCACGGTTTTGCCCGCGCCCGCCGCCGGCAACTACCCGCCGCTGCAGACCAACGCTTGTTTTACCGTCGCCGGTCGCGCTATTCCGCCTACCGCCCTGAACCCCGGCAACCCGTCCGAAAGCCGGTGCGCGGCGCGGGTCGATTTCGTCGATAACCTCGGCGCGCCCATCAACTATGGCGGCCTGCGCGAACCCTATATGGTGACGTTCTGTGAAACCGTCGACGGCCCGCCCGTGGTGGTGCAGCGCAACCTCACGCTGTTCGCCATCCATTCGCCGCCGCAGTACGTGGCGGCCAACGCCTACCTCAACGGTCTGGCCAACGTGCGTGACATCAGCGCCGCCCTGGGCGCCCTGGAAACCCGGGTCATCACCGGTGATTTCAATGTCAACCTGCTAAGCCAGACCGGCAATGATCCACTGCGCTACGCCCCGCTCACGGGCCTGGGCTATGCCCTGCAACTGCAACCACCGGCCGCGGCCCCGCCTCCGGCCCTGGATGCCTACATGGGCTATTTCGCCACCCACCTCAAGAGCAAGAAATCGACGGTCTTCTGGTCGACCAACGTCGGAGCCGTGCCTTATCCGGGTTACCGCTACATCGGCTCGTCGAGCAGCAGCAACCTGTATTCGATCGACAACATCCTGGTGCGTGGCGGCGCGGCCGGGAACTTCACCATCGCCAACACCGTGGTCGGCACGCCGCTGAATGTGGTCAACCCTGCGCCTGGCGGTGCGCCCGTGGGCATGGTGGCCATCGCCAGCGATTTCCAGGCGCCTCCGCTCGGCTGGCCGCCATCACCGGCGCCAGCATTCGCCGCTGGCGACCGGCAGCGTTTCCGTGGGTGGCGAAACATGGGGCACATCCGCTCCACCAGCGATCACCTGGCCCTGTTCGTGACAGTCTGA